The Chloroflexus aggregans DSM 9485 genome segment CACCCACGAGGGGTACCCATACCCCCTCGTGGGTGCCCGCGATCCCCGCGCGGGTGGCTGTGCCCTCGCGCGGGGACTCGCGGTACTACCTCTTACTCCTTCTCACTACGCTGCAACGCGGCACCACCGGCCAGCGCCGCCGCACCCAACCCGGCCAGCCACGCCAGTGGCGTCAGCGCGCCACCCGTGTTAGGCAACGTTGCCGGCACCGGCTGCGCCGGCGTCTCCGGTTGCGCCGGTGTCGTTGCCGGTGCTGCACCGATAGCAATGCGCCCATCGACCGCCGGATTGACCGGTGAATTGGCGGCGATGTATTCCTCTACCACGTCGGCCAGAATGAAGCCGGTGTCAACCTGATTGCGCCCGCGGATAAAGACGCTGTAGCCGTCGCCGCCGGTCAGCATAAAGTTGTTGGTGACGACGACGTAGCTGGCGTTTTGATCGATCGGCGCGCCACCGACGGTCACACTCGTCACCCGGCTGGCTGCTGGCAGTGACGGATCGTAGGTGAAGCGTAGCCCGGCCACTTGCGGGAACCGACCGGCACCGCTCTCAACCTGGCTTACACCATTGTTAAGCGCTTCGATGACCTGTGACCCGGTGAGTGTTACGAGCGCCAGCGTATTACCGAACGGCAAGACCTCTAAAATCTGGCCGACAGTTACCGGACCGGCAGGGATCGACGCTCGAATACCGCCACCGTTGGTAATGGCGATAGTGGCTCCTGAATTACGCGCCTTCGCCAGCATCGCCTCGGCCACGAGATTGCCGAGATTGGTCTCGCGTGAGCGGATGTTGGTCCGGCTGCCATCGAGATCGACCGCTGCCGAACCAACCACCCGCGCACGCAACTGCTCGATTGGCCCCTTGAAGACCGCAATCCGGTTCTCGAACCCCTGATCCGCCGGCAACGACGGCAGCACCTCAGTCGGGTTGCCCTGTAAGTCGATTACCGTGCCGGCGGCATTAAAGGCTACGGTGATGTCACCTAGCCAGCGCCCCCACTCCCAATCGGTAACGACCACCACCGGCTTGCCATCCGGCCCGGCGATGAGTTCGGGGTACGGCGGCGTGCGCACATTGTTCATCGGTGCCATCGGCGTGTGTGAGTGGCCGCCAATAATCAGACTCATTCCACCAACTTCGCGTGCAATCTGGCGATCAACATTAATCCCGACGTGGGTCAGAGCGATGATCGTGAAGACACCTTCCGCCTTCAGCGCGGCAACCTGCTGCCGTGCCGCTTCAATCGCCGATGTGAAGCTAATGCCGGGGCCGGCATTCGACAGCACACCGGTATCTTCAGGCGTAAGGCTGAAAATCCCAATCTTCTTACCATCTTTCTCAATGATGGTGCGCGGCTTGATCAGACCGGCCAGTGGGTTGCCGGCGGCAACCGAGATGTTAGCACTTAACACCGGGAATTTGGCACGCGTA includes the following:
- a CDS encoding 5'-nucleotidase C-terminal domain-containing protein, whose protein sequence is MEKISRRRFLKGTVALGAGALLAIYSDGSFRLALAQENPAFRMRILHTNDHHARIEPVFSGNNPVHGGVSRRKALIDKIRRETALPTLLVDAGDVFQGTLYFNQYNGMADLEFYNAMGYEAMAVGNHEFDKGPQALVDFITRAKFPVLSANISVAAGNPLAGLIKPRTIIEKDGKKIGIFSLTPEDTGVLSNAGPGISFTSAIEAARQQVAALKAEGVFTIIALTHVGINVDRQIAREVGGMSLIIGGHSHTPMAPMNNVRTPPYPELIAGPDGKPVVVVTDWEWGRWLGDITVAFNAAGTVIDLQGNPTEVLPSLPADQGFENRIAVFKGPIEQLRARVVGSAAVDLDGSRTNIRSRETNLGNLVAEAMLAKARNSGATIAITNGGGIRASIPAGPVTVGQILEVLPFGNTLALVTLTGSQVIEALNNGVSQVESGAGRFPQVAGLRFTYDPSLPAASRVTSVTVGGAPIDQNASYVVVTNNFMLTGGDGYSVFIRGRNQVDTGFILADVVEEYIAANSPVNPAVDGRIAIGAAPATTPAQPETPAQPVPATLPNTGGALTPLAWLAGLGAAALAGGAALQRSEKE